One part of the Leucobacter triazinivorans genome encodes these proteins:
- the purE gene encoding 5-(carboxyamino)imidazole ribonucleotide mutase — protein sequence MSESTAAPLVGVIMGSDSDFSVMSDAVQALREFGIPHEVEVVSAHRTPDKMVSYAREAAARGLRVIIAGAGGAAHLPGMVASMTTLPVIGVPVPLARLDGLDSLLSIVQMPGGIPVATVSIGGAKNAGLLAARILGTGDPELSARLDAYARELTDMVDEKNTALQARIATDR from the coding sequence ATGAGCGAATCCACCGCAGCACCCCTCGTCGGCGTGATCATGGGTAGCGACAGCGACTTCTCGGTGATGAGCGATGCGGTGCAGGCGCTGCGCGAGTTCGGGATCCCGCACGAGGTCGAGGTGGTCAGCGCGCACCGCACTCCCGACAAGATGGTGAGCTACGCCCGCGAGGCCGCCGCGCGCGGATTGCGGGTGATCATCGCGGGGGCGGGCGGCGCCGCGCACCTGCCCGGCATGGTGGCCTCGATGACCACCCTGCCCGTGATCGGCGTGCCGGTGCCGCTCGCGCGACTCGACGGTCTCGATTCGCTGCTGTCGATCGTGCAGATGCCCGGCGGCATCCCTGTGGCGACGGTCTCGATCGGGGGCGCGAAGAATGCGGGGCTGCTGGCGGCCCGGATCCTCGGCACCGGCGATCCCGAACTCTCCGCGCGTCTCGATGCCTACGCCCGGGAGCTCACCGACATGGTCGATGAGAAGAACACGGCGCTGCAGGCGCGCATCGCCACGGACCGGTAG
- a CDS encoding MFS transporter, translating into MTAAGGHDAASEARDPRAAAGSRRYRRALIALFCAGLATFAQMYSPQGLLPAIATEFGIGAGASSWAVGATTIGVALGVLPWARLSDRIGRVRAMRVAMSAAMLVGLAAPFAPGFELFIAARLLEGIALAGLPAVAVTAIAETVRPFALGGAVGTYIAGTTIGGLAGRIIAAEVGEPFGWRWGMAAVAMLAAVAVLVFLVRIPPTAMAPAVPPSLVAALSANLRSPGVMVLVAQAFLLMGGFVAAYNYLAFRLQHDPFELSLAQTSWIFLAYLAGAAASRWVWPATRRIPPTAVLLGCIGIMLGGIALTLLAWLPAVILGLVLFTGAFFAAHSIASGLVERRARPDGRSLAPPLYTLGYYAGSSVLGWLGGVAFGWGGWIGTVLMVVGSAVAAGLLAWAYARSAGGIAAADSRS; encoded by the coding sequence GTGACGGCCGCGGGCGGGCACGACGCGGCATCGGAGGCGCGGGATCCCCGGGCCGCGGCGGGGAGCCGCCGGTATCGTCGCGCGCTGATCGCCCTGTTCTGCGCGGGCCTCGCGACCTTCGCGCAGATGTACTCGCCGCAGGGGCTGCTGCCCGCCATCGCGACGGAGTTCGGGATCGGAGCGGGGGCCTCGTCGTGGGCCGTGGGCGCCACGACGATCGGTGTGGCGCTGGGCGTGCTGCCGTGGGCGCGCCTCTCGGACCGTATCGGCCGGGTGCGGGCCATGCGCGTCGCAATGTCGGCGGCGATGCTGGTCGGACTGGCCGCGCCGTTCGCGCCGGGCTTCGAGCTCTTCATCGCCGCGCGTCTGCTCGAGGGCATCGCGCTCGCGGGGCTCCCCGCTGTCGCCGTCACGGCGATCGCCGAGACCGTGCGGCCCTTCGCGCTCGGCGGCGCGGTCGGCACCTACATCGCGGGCACCACCATCGGCGGGTTGGCGGGGCGCATCATCGCCGCCGAGGTGGGCGAGCCGTTCGGCTGGCGCTGGGGCATGGCCGCGGTGGCGATGCTCGCCGCGGTGGCCGTGCTCGTGTTCCTGGTGCGCATCCCGCCGACGGCGATGGCGCCGGCGGTGCCGCCGTCGCTGGTCGCCGCACTGTCGGCGAATCTGCGCAGCCCGGGGGTCATGGTGCTCGTGGCGCAGGCGTTCCTGCTGATGGGCGGCTTCGTCGCGGCGTACAACTACCTGGCGTTCCGGCTGCAGCACGATCCGTTCGAGCTGAGTCTGGCGCAGACGTCCTGGATCTTCCTCGCGTATCTCGCGGGAGCCGCTGCGTCGCGCTGGGTGTGGCCGGCGACGCGCCGTATTCCTCCGACGGCGGTGCTGCTCGGGTGCATCGGCATCATGCTCGGGGGGATCGCGCTCACGCTGCTCGCCTGGTTGCCCGCGGTGATCCTCGGTCTCGTGCTCTTCACCGGAGCCTTCTTCGCGGCGCACTCCATTGCGAGCGGCCTCGTCGAGCGCCGCGCGCGCCCCGATGGGCGGAGCCTCGCGCCCCCGCTCTACACGCTCGGCTACTACGCGGGTTCGAGCGTGCTGGGCTGGCTCGGGGGTGTGGCCTTCGGGTGGGGCGGGTGGATCGGCACCGTGCTGATGGTGGTCGGCTCGGCGGTCGCGGCCGGACTGCTGGCGTGGGCGTATGCGCGATCGGCGGGTGGGATCGCCGCGGCCGACTCGCGGTCGTGA